In Zingiber officinale cultivar Zhangliang chromosome 8B, Zo_v1.1, whole genome shotgun sequence, a single genomic region encodes these proteins:
- the LOC122016227 gene encoding tRNA dimethylallyltransferase 2-like isoform X1: MADTNGAPLPPEEEAMVDSDEHIPFSGNRTDEGAKSKNKVVVVMGATGAGKSRLAIDLASHLSGVEIVNADSMQVYRGLDVLTNKVPVPERNGVPHHLLGCIDPSVGFTSRDFRDLAIPIIDDVLLREGLPVVVGGTNYYIQALVSPFLADDLVEDVAACSRDEPRENCGIDKIASFERLKEVDPVAANRIHPNDHRKIKRYLDLYESSGVRPSNLFQGKNAEKRGRADTSRYNCCFIWVDVSLPILDRYVEQRVDSMLDSGLLNEVCGIYNQNTDYTQGLYQAIGVHEFGMFFKSYFSIKESTEVPWPYFSEIGDMNGDVLKKLLAEAIEKLKSNTCKLVRRQKRRLNQLKSVFGWNFHHVDATEAFTSNSGDLWQTTVVEPCAKIVRNFLEEPGSLTNNKKLGHFEQKGPVLRDLWTQYICEACGNQVLRGAHEWEQHKQGRRHRKRLFGLKKQFYITQQVRTVP; encoded by the exons ATGGCGGACACGAACGGAGCCCCTTTGCCGCCGGAGGAGGAGGCGATGGTCGATTCCGACGAGCACATCCCATTCTCCGGCAATCGCACAGACGAAGGTGCGAAAAGCAAGAACAAGGTGGTGGTTGTGATGGGAGCGACTGGGGCAGGGAAGTCGCGCCTGGCCATCGATCTCGCCTCACACTTATCCGGCGTGGAGATCGTCAACGCCGACTCTATGCAAGTCTACCGAGGCCTCGACGTCCTCACTAACAAAGTTCCCGTCCCTGAACGCAATG GAGTTCCGCATCATCTGCTAGGTTGTATTGATCCGTCTGTTGGATTCACTTCCAGAGATTTCCGTGATCTGGCGATTCCA ATTATAGATGACGTTCTGTTACGTGAGGGCCTCCCGGTTGTCGTTGGGGGTACGAATTACTACATTCAG GCTCTTGTGAGCCCATTCCTTGCGGATGATCTAGTGGAAGATGTGGCAGCATGCTCACGGGATGAACCTCGAG AAAACTGTGGAATTGATAAAATTGCTAGCTTTGAGCGGCTGAAGGAGGTTGATCCAGTTGCTGCGAACAGAATCCATCCAAATGACCACAGAAAA ATAAAACGTTATTTGGACTTGTATGAAAGCTCTGGTGTCCGGCCTAGTAATCTTTTTCAGGGAAAGAATGCTGAG AAGAGGGGACGTGCTGATACTTCTAGATATAATTGTTGTTTTATATGGGTGGATGTTTCTCTACCTATACTGGATAGATATGTGGAACAAAGAGTTGACTCCATGCTTGATTCTGGACTGCTGAATGAAGTCTGTGGTATCTACAATCAAAACACAGATTATACCCAAGGCTTATATCAGGCTATTGGTGTCCATGAATTTGGGATGTTTTTTAAAAGCTACTTCTCCATTAAAGAGTCAACTGAGGTCCCATGGCCATACTTCTCAGAGATTGGCGATATGAATGGTGACGTGCTGAAAAAGTTGTTAGCTGAAGCCATAGAGAAGTTAAAATCCAACACATGCAAACTTGTTCGCCGCCAA AAACGACGGCTTAATCAATTGAAGTCAGTTTTTGGATGGAACTTTCACCATGTTGATGCAACAGAAGCTTTTACCT CCAACTCGGGTGATCTATGGCAGACGACAGTAGTTGAACCTTGTGCAAAAATTGTGAGAAATTTTTTGGAGGAACCGGGTTCTTTGACCAACAATAAAAAGCTGGGTCATTTCGAGCAAAAGGGTCCAGTTTTAAGGGACTTGTGGACCCAATATATATGTGAG GCGTGTGGCAATCAGGTTTTGCGAGGAGCACATGAATGGGAGCAACATAAGCAAGGTCGTAGGCATAGAAAAAGATTGTTTGGCCTGAAGAAGCAATTCTATATCACCCAACAAGTTAGAACGGTGCCTTAG
- the LOC122016227 gene encoding tRNA dimethylallyltransferase 2-like isoform X2, whose amino-acid sequence MADTNGAPLPPEEEAMVDSDEHIPFSGNRTDEGAKSKNKVVVVMGATGAGKSRLAIDLASHLSGVEIVNADSMQVYRGLDVLTNKVPVPERNGVPHHLLGCIDPSVGFTSRDFRDLAIPIIDDVLLREGLPVVVGGTNYYIQALVSPFLADDLVEDVAACSRDEPRENCGIDKIASFERLKEVDPVAANRIHPNDHRKIKRYLDLYESSGVRPSNLFQGKNAEKRGRADTSRYNCCFIWVDVSLPILDRYVEQRVDSMLDSGLLNEVCGIYNQNTDYTQGLYQAIGVHEFGMFFKSYFSIKESTEVPWPYFSEIGDMNGDVLKKLLAEAIEKLKSNTCKLVRRQKRRLNQLKSVFGWNFHHVDATEAFTSNSGDLWQTTVVEPCAKIVRNFLEEPGSLTNNKKLGHFEQKGPVLRDLWTQYICEDH is encoded by the exons ATGGCGGACACGAACGGAGCCCCTTTGCCGCCGGAGGAGGAGGCGATGGTCGATTCCGACGAGCACATCCCATTCTCCGGCAATCGCACAGACGAAGGTGCGAAAAGCAAGAACAAGGTGGTGGTTGTGATGGGAGCGACTGGGGCAGGGAAGTCGCGCCTGGCCATCGATCTCGCCTCACACTTATCCGGCGTGGAGATCGTCAACGCCGACTCTATGCAAGTCTACCGAGGCCTCGACGTCCTCACTAACAAAGTTCCCGTCCCTGAACGCAATG GAGTTCCGCATCATCTGCTAGGTTGTATTGATCCGTCTGTTGGATTCACTTCCAGAGATTTCCGTGATCTGGCGATTCCA ATTATAGATGACGTTCTGTTACGTGAGGGCCTCCCGGTTGTCGTTGGGGGTACGAATTACTACATTCAG GCTCTTGTGAGCCCATTCCTTGCGGATGATCTAGTGGAAGATGTGGCAGCATGCTCACGGGATGAACCTCGAG AAAACTGTGGAATTGATAAAATTGCTAGCTTTGAGCGGCTGAAGGAGGTTGATCCAGTTGCTGCGAACAGAATCCATCCAAATGACCACAGAAAA ATAAAACGTTATTTGGACTTGTATGAAAGCTCTGGTGTCCGGCCTAGTAATCTTTTTCAGGGAAAGAATGCTGAG AAGAGGGGACGTGCTGATACTTCTAGATATAATTGTTGTTTTATATGGGTGGATGTTTCTCTACCTATACTGGATAGATATGTGGAACAAAGAGTTGACTCCATGCTTGATTCTGGACTGCTGAATGAAGTCTGTGGTATCTACAATCAAAACACAGATTATACCCAAGGCTTATATCAGGCTATTGGTGTCCATGAATTTGGGATGTTTTTTAAAAGCTACTTCTCCATTAAAGAGTCAACTGAGGTCCCATGGCCATACTTCTCAGAGATTGGCGATATGAATGGTGACGTGCTGAAAAAGTTGTTAGCTGAAGCCATAGAGAAGTTAAAATCCAACACATGCAAACTTGTTCGCCGCCAA AAACGACGGCTTAATCAATTGAAGTCAGTTTTTGGATGGAACTTTCACCATGTTGATGCAACAGAAGCTTTTACCT CCAACTCGGGTGATCTATGGCAGACGACAGTAGTTGAACCTTGTGCAAAAATTGTGAGAAATTTTTTGGAGGAACCGGGTTCTTTGACCAACAATAAAAAGCTGGGTCATTTCGAGCAAAAGGGTCCAGTTTTAAGGGACTTGTGGACCCAATATATATGTGAG GATCATTAA